The genomic region ATCAATCTCGCGCACAACCCGAATCTCGAAGGCTTGCACGACATCTATATCCCTACCTACCGGCCGACCCGCACGCCTATTCCACTGGTAAAGGTCGATGACCGCATCGGCAGCACCGCCATCCCGATACCGCCGGAAAAAATCGTCGCGATCGTGATCACTAATCAATCCGACTCGCCCTCTACTGTGCTGCCGCCGGATGTGGACACCCAAGCCATCGCTGACCACCTGATCGACTTCTTCAAGCAAGAAGTGGCTGCCGGTCGCATGACCAACAAGCTCGGCCCGCTGCAGGCCGGTATCGGCAGTATCGCCAACGCAGTGATGTGCGGCTTGATCGACTCGCCATTCGAAGACCTGACCATGTACTCCGAAGTCCTGCAGGATTCGACTTTCGATTTGATCGACGCCGGCAAGTTGAGCTTTGCTTCGGGTAGTTCGATCACCCTGTCGAGCCGGCGCAATGCCGATGTATTCGGGAATCTGGAGCACTATAAGGACAAGCTGGTACTACGCCCTCAGGAAATCTCCAATCACCCCGAAGTGGTGCGACGCCTGGGTATCATCGGCATCAACACCGCGCTGGAGTTCGACCTGTACGGCAACGTCAACTCCACCCACGTCTGCGGCACGCGGATGATGAATGGCATCGGCGGCTCGGGCGACTTCGCGCGCAATGCGCACCTGGCGATCTTTGTCACCAAGTCGATCGCCAAGGGCGGCGCGATTTCCAGCGTGGTCCCCATGGTCAGCCACGTCGATCACACAGAACATGATGTCGACATCCTCGTGACCGAGATCGGCCTGGCCGACCTCCGTGGCCTGGCGCCGCGTGAGCGGGCCCGCGTCATCATCGACAACTGCGTTCACCCGGACTATCGCCCGGCCCTGAACGACTACTTCACCGCTGCTTGCGCAGTCGGCGGGCACACCCCGCACATCCTGCGCGATGCCCTGAGTTGGCACATCAACCTGGAAGAAACCGGGCGCATGCTGACG from Pseudomonas sp. GGS8 harbors:
- a CDS encoding acetyl-CoA hydrolase/transferase family protein yields the protein MYRDRIRLPSLLDKVMSAADAAALIQDGMTVGMSGFTRAGEAKAVPHALAERAKVTPLKISLMTGASLGNDLDKQLTEAGVLSRRMPFQVDSTLRKAINAGEVMFIDQHLSETVEQLRNQQLKLPDIAVIEAVAITEQGHIVPTTSVGNSASFAIFAKHVIVEINLAHNPNLEGLHDIYIPTYRPTRTPIPLVKVDDRIGSTAIPIPPEKIVAIVITNQSDSPSTVLPPDVDTQAIADHLIDFFKQEVAAGRMTNKLGPLQAGIGSIANAVMCGLIDSPFEDLTMYSEVLQDSTFDLIDAGKLSFASGSSITLSSRRNADVFGNLEHYKDKLVLRPQEISNHPEVVRRLGIIGINTALEFDLYGNVNSTHVCGTRMMNGIGGSGDFARNAHLAIFVTKSIAKGGAISSVVPMVSHVDHTEHDVDILVTEIGLADLRGLAPRERARVIIDNCVHPDYRPALNDYFTAACAVGGHTPHILRDALSWHINLEETGRMLTM